TCTTCAGGCCTTTCTCTTTTGCGAACTCCTTCAGCTCTTCCCAGTCCTCCACCCTGTCCCAGGGAATGTGAAGAGCAACGGAAGGACAACAACCTGTGAGTTCATGAACGAGTGCCGCATCCTCTATTCGTTCGAAAACGTTGCGGGCAGCTCCTTCTTCGTGGAAGACGGCAAACCTCGTTCCCGTATCACTGAACGCCCAGGAGGGAAGTTCGAACTTCAGCTCATCCAGCTCTTTGAAAAACTTCTCCATGGTTATCACTCCTCCCAGTAGCCAATTGTTGTCATCAAAGTGTGATGGTCCTTTCCTACATCGAGACGCGAAAGTTGCATAACAACAGGAACAGAACTTTCTGCTACAATGCTGTATGGTGTACATCGTGGTATACCTAATCTATCCAGTCTTAAATGTAGACTCCTTTTCGGGAGTACTGTTATCTCGTGAATCTCTGGATCTTTGTTTTCAAAAAGAAATTGGATCTTTATCCTCGCGGTTTCCTCGCTTACGTTCACGATACACAACGACTCGTGGGAGACAAGATAACCCTTTTTACCACCTGGGATGTACCCATCGGGGAAGTACCATCT
The sequence above is a segment of the Thermotoga sp. genome. Coding sequences within it:
- a CDS encoding sensory rhodopsin transducer; this encodes MNGARRWYFPDGYIPGGKKGYLVSHESLCIVNVSEETARIKIQFLFENKDPEIHEITVLPKRSLHLRLDRLGIPRCTPYSIVAESSVPVVMQLSRLDVGKDHHTLMTTIGYWEE